In Osmerus eperlanus chromosome 4, fOsmEpe2.1, whole genome shotgun sequence, the sequence caaattggaagaaTTAGTGAcgtgatacttttatagacgccattgctgtgcatgccatgaccgactgtgatcaaaacgtgatcagccaagcgctagctccagtctttgaaaattccgggctaaataaactattttgggacaaggttttctaacagttctgaacgattattttcactgattcttttgtgggtgatttgtgagacgctaaactttgataacatgtaggcctatgcattttcagtatttcaacataacattctggagggtttaacctctagctagcgaaatcctaacgtaaacaatgtgaatctgatagcacataaacaggctaaatagcctcaatttcaaacatatacgtaatagcatgccccatccaatttttgaaaatatgtttatatatttaaaactatttctgtaaagaaactcacctatgaagtagctaatttccagttgaaatccaatgcgtacaagacggttgaacccctgcaaaatctcttctgaaaacccagtttcagcgatgcgttgaaatggaatgaagttgttgctcaggggcagactgaggggcaggtttgctaaggaagaattttaatattctgtgatgacttgtctttggaaatgaaactcttaagagtcgcttaccttttggtcacatttaacaattttgtattacaaaattattggagcacaaatttgcattgtgtgtcatacagctttggtgtgttatacaaagaatgtttgcttaatcatgttacacatcacacattgattgcttttgtacatgtttatagtaaagaatgaaagacaattatattccaaattcagtcttttatttattaaagctatgtttctgcatatgagaaaattgatgaccaatgacatgctggggctgagctgcacatgaattacatgcattgtctacatttatacatgctgggtgcaacatttaatattgtgtgtgattgaaattcatatagactatggctacattgcaaaagtgtcagaactgagagcagtccagtgtgatctctccatctcgggATAAACCACTATTGCactcctgcgaccaaagagcgactaacggcaacttaacccatggtaccaaaattaatgtatccagccgaccaaggtacaacgtcacggcaacgttgtccacgggaccaaaaaataacgtaaccagccgaccaaggtacgaattatggtgaaggttttagcacttttatacctttagatcgtgagtctgaagtgacggaaaaccgaactcgaaaagtagctagctctagcttttttcctctgtttttaattagtgaatcattttgcatctcggcgaattgttcatcaaaaaggtcgaggagggcagcctttaggagaaaaagcaattccccacagacctgtcggctcagaattttgatttggggcgtgaaagtctttgtaataagcctatgcgccagggagaccacataggcttaggcggcagccatgttttggccgcgtcatgttcataagttcaccattttacagttaggtctacacgaaaaatatcgaggagggcagcctttaggagatgtgggaattgtgcttttagccagatgctccgattatttttgtgatttgtggacttgcaattggagtgatactgcatCCCgagggtacattgttttgacgttagcctcagagtcaggctcggctcgtccactggcagtgtgtaaacaattttgtatttcactcaattctactccaaaaacgtcagggaagactgctttttgtagacaagggcctgctaaagatagccagtatatctgatttttcaaggcgagcttgtttcattcgtcatatgccctgagaaagcgacctacgttagtcaggctagttttgccaatttcagtaaatcaggctatttaaaggtctctttcagtcagaatcactgtttacaggcaaaggtcgagctggtcttttgtcagatgtgtatatattgaccagtttagagctaaatactcttgccagagcctggaaacgagcccgtgttttgagtgactttgcatgggtctccatcaggtcaacacatttggattcaagttcaagtaatgccactgcatttcacagtcaaaactgtagtttatgtcaagtgtagatggatgtaactgaactgacatggatcctttcttcacttttacaggtctggagggtcatgcagaggcctgctcaacagagttcaatagaggatgctgagagcaacaacagagaatgctgggagcatcacagaccccttgctggactatccctctctagctggacagcttcattcagctggcctgccctgccctgccctgcctgcctgcccctgcctgccagccctccagagacagacagtcaccccacagacacagtagctctgcagactgcttttttgaggacattgatgaaaaaggacaaaccagcattttttactttgatgaaagtctaaatgtttaatcctttccatgtcccagtatgccaagctgctgacttttagtgtcttaagtgatgaaaccagttcaagtgatagacttttgacctgaatccaatgattattcatctgaataaaaaccagtcaagagaagtactgcttctttattaatctagcacctcctcagcacctgtattaaatattctctggcgccgtccctgcccagagttgattgtaactggtgttggaaaacacatgtagtagggcagaagactggacaaagggtgctggtgtggaaagtccccaaaaacagaatgggcagaaaatattaatgacattgtatcgaggcccaattggagaagaatccatttacatttacaaaaagatatttacaattgtagtaggccattagatctgttttaaaagttcaggagtgtaatttgttggatatgaagcccccaccctccactccagagacagttggtgacagagaggtgcagacattaagttaaacataggcatgcgttaagagtagtagatccccccctttctgaataaagttcgactgatctgatttgttgatttctgttgctatgaaaaccagtttagccaagctaactaacattgttttagctagcttgcattaccattcaatagctaataaaacattagtaaaaatagcttgctaatcgagcagaacttgttaatgcaggagactcagagaccttagcgcgtcactagcatctcgtcatatcacgcagtcggcgcacagctagataatcagctgtcagcgctcttgagtacccagcatgcagtgcggcatgtcaaaaaacgcaaagacttgtggataatagtttggttacaacgaccatgcgagggatttcagttgttgtgttcgttcaattagatgtttgtaatgttattgtttgttagttgatataatcttgttggtcaccctgagtgtgcatgtcgtgtagtttaatcggaacagagagtcggctatTTTGCTATCAGAGGCGACACTCGCAAGGAGCTGGATGTGGACTGTACCTGGGCTGCACCCTAGccagttgcctatgaggctattctTGAGATCTACTAAAGGAgaaagtcaatatctgtggttttcaagcgaTCTtcgagaaagtttgaaaacaatgttgcggttgatATGTATTCATTGTGGGAGGTAGtttttggactacatctaaacctcatgcggcttcTGCAGCATTTCcgctttggcatgacctgcgctcggagagggggaaacagcatggatggggatagtgtgcgggcagatgtgtctttatatagggtgaaatggaatgagaaatgcaatacaaaatgtctgaaaggggtgtatttatgtaagtgtccacattgtctcaatatctttgtgtcaataaatcaaatataattttgactgatggtttttcaaaccttattggcttcaaggtgatatcattctgatgtaccatgcgcaattttatgcaattttaccttgaaatgtcaacagtttcttaacctttgtcccaatgctgaccaaagctcatactcttccctttctactcatacaatctcaacagttggtgtgtagcagagaggatagagagactgacttgtgaccttatgctcatgagttcacatccccattcagcctattgttgttgcctattgttgttggccaaacatgaagtagttttgctctcttgttgtccaactctccatcttcaacagtgtacatgtttataatattttgcggaggaacccacattgctgcttgcagctatatttgtaaCAATGGAAGGATTACATTTCGATTCAATCAATTCTGCAAGCCTGAAGAGGTTATCTGGGAatacttttttcattttcataaaTCTTTAGCTGTGTAAACAGAGCCGTACGTATGTTTTAGATTGCCATTTTACCCGTATGTCCATTTTTTATTCCTGGACAGGTGGAATGTGGACTTAAGTCCATTCATCATTCTCCCAACCAGCATGATCCAATTTTATTTCTGTATGTTCAATGCTTGACTCATATGGCCGTGTCACTTTTTTACAACTATCTCTTCAACTCTATAAAACAAAGCCTATGGTTTTGGCACCAGTAAACTCAAACCCTAATTCAATACCAAAAAGTTTGTTAATTGAGAAAAGTTTAATTCTGGAAAAAGACTACCACTGAAAAACTGCAAAAGTCATCCAACCGAATGTGACATAACACAAAATGTTATATtacattcatttaaaaaaaaatcgatGCTTCAACACGAGACTCCCACCTTCGAATAGACCATATAATTAGAGGCAATGGCTGTCAGTACGACTTTGGGTTAGTgcttttcacaaacccaattGTGAAGACACGACATCAAGCTGGCTTTTTAATGTTTCTTAAAAATAGTCTCTGAAACAGGATTTGTATTACAAAAAAAGCAAGCATCAGGTATTAATTTGTGAAATTGTATGTAAACACTGACTGTGAAACTTGACAGAAGGGGCTGTGGGAGAACCAGTGGACTATAGCTCCATAGGGCATCAACCGAAACCATCCACACAAACAAAATATTACAGTTGAACTTCCATTTGACTTGTGGAAATTAGCATTACAATTAAACACTTTAGCTTGCCTTGCATATGTGACTACAAAGCAACCTCAAACCTGTTCTGCTTTCAAATACTATCATTAATAACAATATAAATTTATATCTCTGTTTCAGAGTGCTGAAAATGGGAGTTATTCAATAAATACCAATAAACATTAAATTCGAGGATGATGGCATCATGTTTAGTGCCAAGTGGGTGTCTTCCAAAATTATCATTGGCACAACAAAGACATTATCCTGTCACGCTGCCATTATTATTCCAGTTCAAAGCAAAACATTAAGGACAAAGGGAGGCCTGAAGACAGTTGTCAACGTCTTCTATTATCAGCAAAAGCCCTAGCATTCAAGTATATCTTCTGAGACTAGACAGGAGGTTACTATTCTGAGGAAAAGGCCGGTCTGTGAACAACAGACAGATATTGAAGGGGTGGGGGTTGAGATACGTGACCGTTCATCTTGAATTGATGAGCAGCAGCTTCCCAGGCTGACATCGAAGTGGAAATATTGGCAAATGCTGTGTCAGTAAGCTGCGCTTCTGGGGGTGGGTATTCTTGATTCTGATTCTTGATTCTGGTTCTTTAGGTTGTCAGATGTCTTGTCAGTATTCTCATAGACAAGGCGGCTGTAGATGGAGAtaagcaggggtggagggttaTTCTGCAGCTCCAGTTTCAGCTACCTCCAAAGGCTGTCCAGTTGCATTCTCTACTGTCTTTGAGGCCTTTGACACCAAACAGGATGGGAGAAAAATATGGAGTCAGAAAATGTGGCAAGTAACAAGTAATGTTTCATGGGATTGTTTATTctaccttctttttctttttcttctgcgTCTTGCGACTTGCTGAGCTTTGAAGCAAAGCcttgaaaagaaagaaaattaagaaaaagtgttactttaaaaaataaaacatacaaAACTCATTACCACACGTTTAACACAAGGGTAACAAACCTGTATTTTTCTCAACCAGCCCAGTGTGTTGTCTGTTTTAACCCACCCATAGGTTGAGTTTACTCCAAGAAGGCTTGCTTTCTAGCTGGCTACTTGACAATCCATGAATGCAATACAAATTgtttgtttattaactgttatttatttttatttttttactatgcTCCTACATTTATTTGTGGGGTGGGGAAGATGGTAACTATTTACCTGCAGTGTTCCCACCCCACCCAAGCTTATTTTGGAGGCAGGAAAACCCTGCAAAGGTCTTTGGAATAAATTCAGTCAGCCACCAGCATGCCATGGTACTACCATTTCACTTCTCCCCAAGGAAATGGAATTGGTTTCCTATTTGGAAACTGGTTTGCTGGTATTTTACCATAACCTCTGGATCCTCCACCTCATGCTCAGACTTGAACAACTCTGGTTCAAACAGGCTGTTTGTAATTCTCAAGGGTCCGTTGGCCATGAGGAGCACAGTAAACTTGAACTGGGCCACAAACTCGCCTGACAAAAAGGAAAATGGTGTTAGTCAATGTAAGGTCATATTCATATAGAGGTAGGCTATTTGCCATACAAAATGTTTGACTGTTGTGGTGCTAGGAAGGACTTACCTTCCTTTTCATGCAGCACATTGAAGGGCTGAAGCAGTTCATGTTTGGCACACTCCACTACACCCAGTCTGGCCTTGCCCTCATCCTCAaatgccctgacacacacacaaacaagcacacacacacttaaagcaGGGCCTTTTCTGGAGAAAACATGTCAGTGGAATTGTGATGCGCTACTTCCTCTATCAGCTACCTGAGAGTAAAGGGCATGGTATCAAAGCGCCTCTCCACCTCGCTGAAGAACATCCTGGACGTCTTCATCTTCAGCCCATACTGCTTGCTGGGGTCCCGCTTGTAAATTGTGGTCCTCTGTCCTGCATCTTTGGCCTAGAAGTTGGAGAACAAGGAATATTTGGCCACTACCAAATCAAGCTCCAATCAAATCACACCTTAAATCTGCATCtagagggtcagatggctgagcagtaaggcaatcaggctattaatcagaaagttgccggttcgtgcaatatgacgttgtgtccttgggcaaggcacttcaccctacttgcactGGGGGGGAATGTCaatgtacttattgtaagtcgctctggataagagtgtctgctaaatgactacatctCTCAAACTGTCAAGCAAGAGCCCCAGGGATGCATTTTTTTAGCACTAGGATACATTCACTGAGGTGCTATGGCTTTATGTTATCAAGAAACACACATCTATGTAACACAGTGATCTGATGATTCTTCCTCACCTTTCCCTCTCCAGTGCTTATGAGCACATCCACTGCATAGACCTCATGCACCTCAAACTCTGCTTTCTCATGGTCCTTCCTAGACACCCAAACACATTAACTGTGAGACACGTAAAGATGAACAATGACCATATCGTTGTTGATTTCTTCACTCACCTCTGCTGGTCTGTAGGGTTCTGAATAATGGTCTTCTCTCCATCGATAATGTGCTGCTTCAACTGATGGGACAACATACCTTCGAGAGGAGATTGGAAAGAACGCATCAGTATGCCAGTGTCACAGTGAAGGTGATGGAAATTGTCCGGCCTAGGTTTAATGACCACTCAAACTCACCCTCTATTGGTGTGCACTTGAATGACTTGGCGATCTTGTTCCAAGCTTCTGTGACCTGAGAGTTCTAAAAGGGAGAGAGTTAGCACAGAGTTAGGGATATTCAGTTTGTTTCTATGGTTCAGGGTAAACTGATTTGAATGCAGTCTCACTGGTGACTGCATACGGTATAAAACCTCAGTCTTAACTGTCAAACCGGGTTCATTTACCTGGTTCCCAGGTTTGACTAGACGTAGGGCTGCCTCGGCACACAAGTGTGCAGCCTTAATCACGTCAGCTTTACGCCCAGTCAACGGGGCCTCCTGAGGGGCAAGCATACAGGACAAATTGGATTAGATGTTACTTCCGGGCTGAAATGCTTTCACACATCATGCTATCAAATGAAAAAAAGCTAGTGGCTTCTGGGGCTTGAGCCCtgaatgttttctcaaaagcccaGAATCTTTTAGATAAAAATGTTAGTTGTAATTTTAGGCAagtataacaatatgagtccaacgtaatgtgtatattacataaagctcccAAAAAAAAttgcgctcaaattaatgcTTAATTATTGTGCTCGCTCACATTACCTGTGGAAGTCCATATCTATGCTCACATCAAACCTAGACTAGGTtctaggtttgggctaagcccctaatgtttacaatgtctgGCTCGGTCCCGGACCTCAACCAGTTTTTCTTGCAAGATGGTGGCCTGCCCTAGTTGCATGAGGAAGCTGATGAGTCTGCTGGATATGTTAGGTTAGTGATAAACTGTGGTTTTAGCATGCTACCTTGGTCACTCCAACAACAAAGCAATGTGCCACATTCGAGATGAAGCCGTCCACATGCACTCCCAGGTCACTGTTTGAGATAGGAGATGACATGTACCCAAATGAGAGAACGCATGTGACTATAATTACAAGTCAAACACGATACAGTAAAAAGTTCAAGAAGGTGGTTCTGATGCTTACATTTTGACAAGGTCCCCATTCTTGAGTGTGACATCTGGGTCACTCTTAAGAGGGGAGTGGTGACAGACGCAATTATTGACGGAGACACTGGTTGGGAACGCAATTCCTACAGgtggtaaaacattttttacagCACATTGTCATCCATGGTGGACCACATCTGTAATAGGTTGCTCTGTTATTTGCTTATATTGTGATTAAGCATACCTTTCTTCATATCCTTCTCCTTCTTGAAAACTTTTCCAGTTTCAGCCATGATGAACACATCTCCCTTCTGACACAAGTTGATAACAGAGACTCCTTCTTTGGCTGCATCGACCACTGCCTTCATAGCCTCTGCAAAAAAACAGGATTGAAATTATTGTAGTTGTGACCAGTACATTCGAATGAGTAAAACAAGTAATGTGATGCTATGTGTCATTTGAATAAAGCAAGGTAACACGTCACACTATAGAGTTCTGTTGACCAAGGTCACACTATAGAGTTCTGTTGACCAAGGACATCcatctaataatgccaggaatctctgtgtgtgtcccacttTAGATTCCCACGATTATCTGGAGAACTGGGCACACAAAGTTTGAAATGCCACATGTATCCTCTTTATAATGACAGAGTGCAGTGCCGCGATTGATGTTGTTTGgattagggctgggcgatatggaCCAAAAGTCATATCTCAatatttgggttagggttagggctattATCCTGCGCACGCACGGAGCCACACCATTTCTGCAAGGCGTGCTGACAAATTTATCCAGCGATCCTCGAATCGACTTGTGAAATTCTTGTTTCTTTTAGTTTTATCCCTTTTCTCAGCACCCGACTCATGTTTGCAAAATCAGTCTTGCTCTCCTGTAAGTGACGTTTGTTTCTCCTGACCATCCCCTTCCTCCTCGCACTCTCACAGGGCGTGCACTAACGCCCTGTGGTGTAACGTAAATCATGAACGAAATTTTTTTGGGACAAACGGGAATTTAATTTTAGAGCACATCAAGTCAAGAAAAGGAATacaaaaatattgaaagtaaaaaaaaaaaaaaacttgcaaTTGCAAACTTGGATTGCATGAACGAAAAAATATGCGAGGCCCCCGGTGGCGCAAGGCCCTGTGCGGTCGTATAAAAACTGTTATGCTTTGTATTATGACTGTCATTAGATCTGTAAGCTGCTGTTGTAGTGCGGGCGTGCATGTGTGGCTCTTTGCTATGGTgcgtttttttggggggctctTTATGCTGGACTGGTTAGCCACCCCTGATCTACAgcgtctctcttcctgtttgagTATACACATTAGGGCTGAACAATTTCGGAAAATAAGATAATCGCGATAAATTTGCAATTGAGATTTAATATGCGATTATTATGATGTATTattaatatagatatatactagcctactgatctccagtcagcaacataacacacaaagttcagaaaaacTAAGAAGAGCATACCGCCTGTAGCCTACCTCATcgaaaatattttggtaaatcaaagctaaacTTGAAACGTAAGCTTTATTAGCACTTCACTGaagctagctacctagctaccgtttcggaaaaaaaacttgcgctgtggagacatatttagaactcacgcagaCATCCtacagagactcatttccgtgAGGTGGCtccccccc encodes:
- the LOC134018338 gene encoding proliferation-associated protein 2G4-like gives rise to the protein MSGDDDPQEQTIADDLVVTKYKMGAEIANQAMKAVVDAAKEGVSVINLCQKGDVFIMAETGKVFKKEKDMKKGIAFPTSVSVNNCVCHHSPLKSDPDVTLKNGDLVKIDLGVHVDGFISNVAHCFVVGVTKEAPLTGRKADVIKAAHLCAEAALRLVKPGNQNSQVTEAWNKIAKSFKCTPIEGMLSHQLKQHIIDGEKTIIQNPTDQQRKDHEKAEFEVHEVYAVDVLISTGEGKAKDAGQRTTIYKRDPSKQYGLKMKTSRMFFSEVERRFDTMPFTLRAFEDEGKARLGVVECAKHELLQPFNVLHEKEGEFVAQFKFTVLLMANGPLRITNSLFEPELFKSEHEVEDPEVMALLQSSASRKTQKKKKKKASKTVENATGQPLEVAETGAAE